The Pseudarthrobacter sp. BIM B-2242 region CGCCGCAGTCCGCGTACAACCAGCACGACTCCCGCCCGTCAGCCACGGCGTCAGTGCCCTGACATGGACTGGCTGGATGCGTTGCAGCACTTGAGGTCCGCGGGTCTGCCCGCGGTCCTGGCCACCGTGTCGGGGGTGCGCGGCCATGCGCCGCGTGAGGCGGGCGCCAAGATGGTGGTCGGGGCTGAAGCCACCTGGGGCAGCATTGGCGGCGGCAATCTCGAGGCCACCGTAGTGGACCAGGCCCGGGACATGATGGCGCGGGGCATCACCGCGCCCTGCACCACCGAGTTCGCGCTCAACGAGCACGCGCCCACAGAGCACGGCCGGCAGTGCTGCGGCGGGAAGGTCACTGTGCTGCTGGAACCTTTCCTGTCGCTTCCCACAGTGGCGATTTTCGGCGTCGGCCATGTTGGTTACGAACTCGGCCGCATCCTCTCGAGAATGCCCATGACCCTTTACCTGGTGGACAGCCGCGGGGAACAGCTCGATGCCGCGAGGCTGGCCGACGTGACCTCCGGGTTAGCGGACGTGCGCCCGGTGCACACCCCGGTTCCCGACTCGTTCCTCGGCGACCTGCCTCCCGGCGCCCATGTGTTCATCATGAGCCACGACCACGCCGAGGACTTCATGCTCTGCCACGCAGCGCTGCGCCGGGGAGACCTGGGACGCGTGGGACTGATCGGTTCGCGGGCCAAGTGGCTGCGGTTCCGGCAGAAGCTGGCCGCGGAAGGTTTCGCCGAGGCTGAGATTGACCGGATCCAGTGCCCCATAGGGCTCCCGGAAGTGCGGGGAAAGGCCCCGGCGGTCATCGCCGTGAGCGCCGCCGCAGACCTGCTCGCGGCCCTGCCGTCAGCCGGCCCGCAACCCAGCGCCTCGGCCAGCGCCTCAGCCAGCCCGTCAGCCAGCGAACACCTATGAAGTGGGGAATCCGACCATGAGCAGCAACATCATCCTCGGCCCGAACCAGTATGGAAAAGCCGAAGTCCGGGTCGTCAAGATCACCCGCGACACCCGCCGCCACGAGATCGAGGACCTGAATGTCACCTCCCAACTGCGCGGGGACTTCGAGGCCGCCCACCTTGAGGGCGACAACGCCCACGTGGTGGCCACGGACACCCAGAAAAACACCATTTTCGCTTTCGCCCGTGACGGCGTCGGCTCCCCCGAGGCGTTCCTGCTGCGGCTCGGAGAGCACTTCACGTCCAGTTTCGACTGGGTCACCGGCGGCCGTTGGGAAGCCGAGTCCTACAGCTGGGACCGCATCCAGGCCCACGGCTCCGGGCACCACCACTCGTTTGTGCGCAACGGCCAGGAAGTCCGCACCGCCGTCCTGGTGCGCGACGGCGCCGGCACCCACCTCATCGCCGGGCTGAAGGACCTCACGGTCCTCAAAACCACCCAGTCTGGCTTTGTGGGCTACGACAAGGACAAATACACCACGCTCCCGGAAACCACGGACCGCATCCTGGCCACCGATGTTTCAGCGCGCTGGCGCTTCAGGACCACGACTGACTTCAGCACGCTGGACTTCAACAAGAGTTACGCCGACATCAAGGCCCTCCTGCTCGAAGCCTTCACGGAGAAATACTCCCACGCCCTGCAGCAGACCCTGTTCGATATGGGCAGCAAGGTCCTGGAAGCCCACCAGGAGCTCGACGAGATCAGGTTCTCGATGCCCAACAAGCACCACTTCCTGGTGGACCTTTCGCCGTTCGGCCTCGATAACCCCAACGAGGTCTTCTTCGCGGCAGACCGGCCCTACGGACTGATCGAAGCCACGGTCCAGCGCGACGACGCTGTCCCTGCTGAGACGGCCTGGTCCGGCATCGCCGGGTTCTGCTAGCTTTCAGCACGGGACCACCACCGGACATCACAGCGCGAAATTCATCCGACTGAACTGCCTGACGGCAGCCATCGAAAGGACCAGCAATGGCCATCACCGTGACCGACCCCCAGCCGATCGAGCGGGCTGAGGAAATCCTCACGCCCGAGGCACTGGCGTTCATTGAAGAACTCCACCAGCGCTTCGGCGGCACCCGCAACGAACTTCTTGCTGCACGCCGGGTCAAGCGGCAGAAGGTCGCAGAAACCGGCAAGCTGGATTTCCTCCCGGAGACCCGGGACGTGCGCGACGGCGACTGGAAAGTTGCAGCGGCGCCGGCACCTTTGCAGGACCGCCGGGTGGAAATGACCGGGCCGGCATCGCCTGCCAAAATGGCCATCAACGCCCTGAACTCCGGCGCCAAGGTCTGGCTCGCGGACCTCGAGGATGCCAGCACTCCCGCCTGGGGCAACGTCATCGACGCCATCCTGAACCTCCGGGACGCGGCCCGGGGCACGCTCAGCTTCACGTCGCCCGAAGGCAAGGCGTACTCCCTGCGGACCGATGCTCCGCTCGCTGTGGTGGTGGCCCGACCGCGCGGCTGGCACCTGCCGGAGAAGCACGTGCTGATCGACGGCGAACCCGCCGTGGGTGCGCTGGTGGACTTCGGCCTGCACTTCTTCCACGTGGCCAGGCAGCTGGTGGAGAACGGCCAGGGTCCGTACTACTACCTGCCCAAGATGGAGAGCCACCTTGAGGCCCGCCTCTGGAACGAGGTGTTCGTCTTCGCCCAGGACTTCCTCGGACTGCCGCAGGGCACGGTCCGGGCCACCGTCCTGATCGAAACCATTCCTGCCGCGTTCGAGATGGACGAGATCCTCTACGAACTCCGGGACCACGCCTCGGGCCTGAACGCGGGCCGCTGGGACTACCTGTTCAGCATCATCAAGTACTTCCGTGACGCCGGTGAGCAGTTTGTCCTCCCGGACCGCGCTTCCGTGGCCATGACGGCTCCCTTCATGCGGGCCTACACCGAGCTGTTGGTCAAGACCTGCCACAAGCGCGGCGCCTTCGCCATGGGCGGCATGGCGGCGTTCATCCCCAA contains the following coding sequences:
- the xdhC gene encoding xanthine dehydrogenase accessory protein XdhC, with the translated sequence MDWLDALQHLRSAGLPAVLATVSGVRGHAPREAGAKMVVGAEATWGSIGGGNLEATVVDQARDMMARGITAPCTTEFALNEHAPTEHGRQCCGGKVTVLLEPFLSLPTVAIFGVGHVGYELGRILSRMPMTLYLVDSRGEQLDAARLADVTSGLADVRPVHTPVPDSFLGDLPPGAHVFIMSHDHAEDFMLCHAALRRGDLGRVGLIGSRAKWLRFRQKLAAEGFAEAEIDRIQCPIGLPEVRGKAPAVIAVSAAADLLAALPSAGPQPSASASASASPSASEHL
- the pucL gene encoding factor-independent urate hydroxylase, with translation MSSNIILGPNQYGKAEVRVVKITRDTRRHEIEDLNVTSQLRGDFEAAHLEGDNAHVVATDTQKNTIFAFARDGVGSPEAFLLRLGEHFTSSFDWVTGGRWEAESYSWDRIQAHGSGHHHSFVRNGQEVRTAVLVRDGAGTHLIAGLKDLTVLKTTQSGFVGYDKDKYTTLPETTDRILATDVSARWRFRTTTDFSTLDFNKSYADIKALLLEAFTEKYSHALQQTLFDMGSKVLEAHQELDEIRFSMPNKHHFLVDLSPFGLDNPNEVFFAADRPYGLIEATVQRDDAVPAETAWSGIAGFC
- the aceB gene encoding malate synthase A, whose product is MAITVTDPQPIERAEEILTPEALAFIEELHQRFGGTRNELLAARRVKRQKVAETGKLDFLPETRDVRDGDWKVAAAPAPLQDRRVEMTGPASPAKMAINALNSGAKVWLADLEDASTPAWGNVIDAILNLRDAARGTLSFTSPEGKAYSLRTDAPLAVVVARPRGWHLPEKHVLIDGEPAVGALVDFGLHFFHVARQLVENGQGPYYYLPKMESHLEARLWNEVFVFAQDFLGLPQGTVRATVLIETIPAAFEMDEILYELRDHASGLNAGRWDYLFSIIKYFRDAGEQFVLPDRASVAMTAPFMRAYTELLVKTCHKRGAFAMGGMAAFIPNRKEPDVTAAAFEKVRADKTREANDGFDGSWVAHPDLVSTCQEVFDAVLGDPENGGRPNQLDKQRPEVTVTADQLLDIASAGGQVTEAGLRLNLYVAIAYTAVWLSGNGAVAIHNLMEDAATAEISRSQVWQQIRNKSVLADTGNTVTRELVERILGEETERLRAEVDEEAFQGYYEPASHLIAGICLSEDYTDFLTLPAYELVD